The Mauremys reevesii isolate NIE-2019 linkage group 1, ASM1616193v1, whole genome shotgun sequence genome has a segment encoding these proteins:
- the PROZ gene encoding vitamin K-dependent protein Z, translating to MATHFWTICFLLFVLLFLQTEQTVFLSANNANQVISRHKRGSFLIIEEFFQGNLERECLEERCTYEEAREVFEDNEDTKKFWAGYFSGRQCSSNPCQHNGVCQDSIRGYTCTCTDAYEGPNCNFAKNECQHKTREGCQHFCYPGSESYHCACAKGYELGEDKKSCIPKDQCACGRLDDVKIKKLKEFKTTCHRGFPWQVLLLNSEGKGFCGGVLLKSNFVLTTAECGLLHNHSGIRVRTGNNRMHGAGQVVDVNQKHIHMRYDEATGVNNLALLQLGEHIECNNYHHPICLPDKDFAEHVLIPQLAGTVSGWKLEESEVRGSLVELQVSYLPERECEQILNTSLTNRQYCGHHPEPVDGQLAGGNFIAHDYKGTWFLTGIFGAWPTNVSNWEPFIFAKTSRYIMWFKQKTE from the exons ATGGCAACTCACTTTTGGACAATATGCTTTCTTCTTTTTGTCCTCCTTTTCCTTCAGACAGAACAGACAG TCTTTCTATCGGCCAACAATGCGAATCAAGTTATCTCAAGACATAAGCGTGGGTCTTTCCTAATTATTGAGGAGTTCTTTCAAGGCAACTTGGAAAGAGAGTGCCTAGAAGAAAGATGCACATATGAAGAGGCAAGAGAAGTATTTGAAGACAATGAAGACACT aAGAAGTTTTGGGCTGGCTATTTCA GTGGCAGACAGTGCTCCTCAAACCCATGCCAGCATAATGGTGTGTGTCAGGACAGCATTCGCGGCTACACCTGCACCTGCACGGATGCCTATGAAGGGCCGAACTGTAATTTCG CTAAAAATGAGTGTCAACACAAAACTAGAGAGGGATGTCAACACTTCTGCTATCCAGGGTCTGAGTCCTACCACTGCGCATGTGCAAAAGGCTATGAACTTGGGGAAGATAAAAAATCATGCATTCCAAAAG ATCAGTGTGCATGTGGCAGACTTGATGACGTTAAAATAAAGAAGCTGAAGGAATTTAAGACGACTTGCCACAGAGGATTCCCTTGGCAG GTCCTGTTGCTAAATTCGGAAGGAAAGGGATTCTGTGGAGGGGTTCTTTTGAAGAGCAACTTTGTGTTGACTACAGCTGAGTGCGGCCTTCTGCACAATCATTCTGGTATCAGGGTTAGGACTG GGAATAACAGGATGCATGGAGCTGGACAGGTAGTAGATGTGAATCAGAAACACATACATATGCGGTACGATGAAGCTACTGGTGTGAATAACCTTGCATTGCTACAACTCGGAGAGCACATTGAGTGCAACAACTACCACCATCCTATATGTCTTCCTGACAAAGACTTTGCAGAACATGTTTTGATTCCACAGTTGGCAGGTACTGTCAGTGGCTGGAAACTGGAAGAAAGCGAGGTAAGAGGTTCACTAGTTGAGTTGCAGGTCTCCTACCTTCCTGAAAGAGAATGTGAACAAATACTCAATACAAGTCTTACGAACAGACAGTATTGCGGACATCACCCAGAGCCTGTGGATGGGCAGCTGGCAGGAGGAAACTTTATCGCCCACGACTACAAAGGGACTTGGTTTCTGACAGGTATTTTTGGAGCTTGGCCCACTAATGTAAGTAACTGGGAACCATTTATTTTCGCAAAGACTTCAAGATATATAATGTGGTTCAAACAAAAAACTGAATAA